One Neoarius graeffei isolate fNeoGra1 chromosome 19, fNeoGra1.pri, whole genome shotgun sequence genomic region harbors:
- the fzd6 gene encoding frizzled-6 — MWSCTWLWLGVCVMLLDTCHTHSSFTCEPVQVQWCHDMPYNMTFFPNMLEHYDQDIAASKMKHFMPLVSLHCSPDVHLFLCQAFVPECTQQTRVHQPCREHCESVLSDCTQDMKTFDITWPLELSCDRLKPCHTSAEESTDLLQKDVTTPRASASRDLGFWCPLQLKTRPGQSSSFLGAQDCAPPCHNMYFKTHEIEFAKMFIGICSIICLCATLFTFFTFLINVKRFRYPERPIVFYAICYSFVALIYFIAFLLGNEAACNKPSMPGTVSTVVQGSRNKVCTLLFMMLYFFFTAGMVWWVILTITWFLAARPKWSCEAIEKKAVWFHAVAWGLPGSLTVILLALNKVEGDGISGVCFVGLYDLTALRWFVLVPQALGVIAGLSLLLAGIVSLNHVRQVIQHDERNQEKLKKFMIRIGVFSGLYLLPLLTLLACYLYEQALRNSWEKTWINEHCQEYSIPCPYKKIDPAWPDLSLFLIKYLMKLVVGISAVFWVSSKKTWSEWAYFFNRTRKKDPISESRRVLQESCEFFLKHNSRVQHKKKHYKSNSHKLKVISKSMGTNTSAQPTNTANHDLAFTTSNYYTGTPVSGSDIRGSSKSSVHDQAASGKVSSQSSKEQKSSKTGSSIRVGGNGEPLQSP; from the exons CACTTCATGCCACTGGTTAGTCTACACTGCTCGCCAGATGTGCATTTGTTCCTGTGCCAGGCCTTTGTTCCAGAGTGTACACAGCAGACACGAGTGCACCAGCCCTGTAGAGAGCACTGTGAGAGTGTCCTCTCTGACTGTACACAAGACATGAAAACCTTTGACATCACTTGGCCACTGGAGCTATCTTGTGACAG GCTAAAGCCCTGTCACACCTCTGCAGAAGAGTCAACTGACCTACTGCAAAAAGACGTAACAACACCCAGGGCATCTGCCAGTAGAGACTTGGGCTTCTGGTGTCCCTTACAACTAAAGACCCGTCCTGGTCAGAGTTCCTCCTTCCTGGGTGCTCAGGACTGTGCTCCTCCATGTCACAACATGTACTTCAAGACACATGAGATTGAGTTTGCCAAGATGTTTATCGGCATCTGCTCGATCATTTGCTTGTGTGCCACACTGTTTACTTTCTTTACCTTCCTCATTAACGTCAAGCGTTTCCGCTACCCAGAGCGGCCAATCGTCTTCTATGCCATATGCTACAGCTTTGTGGCTCTCATCTACTTTATCGCATTCCTGCTGGGTAATGAGGCGGCATGTAACAAGCCCAGCATGCCTGGCACTGTCTCGACAGTAGTGCAGGGGAGCCGGAACAAAGTCTGTACACTGCTCTTCATGATGCTCTACTTTTTCTTCACTGCTGGTATGGTCTGGTGGGTCATTCTCACAATCACCTGGTTTCTTGCAGCAAGGCCCAAGTGGAGCTGTGAGGCCATTGAAAAGAAGGCTGTGTGGTTCCATGCAGTGGCCTGGGGCCTCCCAGGGAGCCTTACTGTCATTCTGCTGGCCCTCAATAAAGTGGAGGGGGATGGGATCAGTGGTGTCTGCTTTGTTGGCCTGTATGACCTGACAGCCTTGAGATGGTTTGTGCTGGTTCCGCAGGCTCTTGGTGTGATCGCTGGACTCTCCCTCCTCCTTGCTGGCATCGTTTCACTTAACCATGTGCGACAAGTGATCCAGCATGATGAGCGTAACCAGGAGAAGCTGAAGAAGTTCATGATACGCATAGGTGTGTTCAGTGGCCTGTATCTCCTTCCTCTGCtcacactgctggcctgttacttGTATGAGCAGGCCCTGCGGAACAGCTGGGAGAAGACGTGGATCAACGAACACTGTCAGGAATATAGCATCCCCTGCCCCTACAAA AAAATTGATCCCGCTTGGCCAGACCTATCTCTGTTCCTGATTAAATACCTGATGAAACTTGTAGTGGGCATCTCCGCTGTTTTCTGGGTTAGCAGTAAGAAGACCTGGTCAGAGTGGGCCTACTTTTTCAACAGAACACGCAAGAAAGA ccCCATCAGTGAGAGTCGACGTGTCTTGCAGGAGTCTTGCGAATTCTTCCTGAAGCACAACAGCCGTGTGCAGCATAAGAAAAAGCACTACAAGTCCAACTCGCACAAGCTCAAGGTCATCTCCAAGTCCATGGGCACCAACACGAGTGCTCAACCAACCAACACTGCTAACCACGACTTGGCTTTCACCACTAGCAACTACTACACGGGAACACCTGTTTCAGGGTCTGACATACGGGGTTCGTCAAAATCATCTGTACATGACCAGGCTGCCTCTGGAAAGGTGTCTAGCCAGAGCAGCAAGGAGCAAAAGAGCAGCAAAACTGGCAGTTCCATTAGAGTCGGTGGCAATGGGGAGCCTCTGCAGAGCCCCTAA